The Thiorhodovibrio frisius genome segment GCCGCTTTTGGGATTTCCGGCACGGTAGATTTTCTCGCCCAGCTCGACCTGATCGGCAGCGGCAACGCCTCCGGACTGCGGCAGGCTCGAGTAGTAAGCCGCAACATTGCGCATGTCCTCGTCGGTCAATGGCATGGCCATCGGCGACATTTGCACATTGTAGCGATCATTATTCTTGAAGTTATTGAGCTGCTTGTAAATATAGTTGGGATGCTGACCGGCAAGCTTGGGCCAGATTGGCTGAGCCGCCATGCCATTACCATCCAAACCGTGGCAGGCATGACAAATCTGGCCTGCCTTCTCTTTACCCTTTTCGGCGTTGCCGGTGATGATGCCAGCGGAGGTGCCCGCTTGCAAAGAGGTCGCGGCCAGACCCGCAACCAGGACGCCTGTCATCAGGACTCGCTTCATAATGCCTACCATTTGATTGATTCTGGTTTTGCCGTGCCGAATGATGCGCATGTCAAGCGCTCACATCTGCCAGCACGACCGGAAAAACCCGGCATGTATAGCAGAATCTGACGCCTCGGGCAATCCGAAGCGCTCAAACCCCACCATCGCAGCCCATTGCCCAGCGTGCGCAAAACGCCGAGCCAATGGTGGCGAAACCTAGCCGGAACTCACCAAGGACTAACAACACTTGGGCGCCATCGCGCGTGCAGTATCGCGGAATATCTCACAAGGGCGCGTCGCGAAAGCTCAATCCTCAGGCAAAGCCTGGTCCGCGCGATGACCGTGCATGCCCATCTGCCCCATGATGCTGCGGGTCTCGGCAGTCAGAGCCAGCGTGGCTCCGTTGTCGAACGACAAGCGCAGATCGACCGGATCTCCCGCAGCCAGTGGCTGTGTCAGACCAATGAGCATCAGGTGCAGACCACCGGGCTGTAAAATCACCTCGCCCTTTGCCGGCAAGTCAATGCGCTCGACGCGGCGCATTTTCATCATACCGTCTTCCTGCACATGGGTATGCAACTCCACCACGCTCGCCACCGAACTGGAGGCATCAACCAACGCCAGTGCCTCTGCGGTTGGGTTGATGATCCGCATGAAGGCCGCACTGTTGGGCTGCCCCGGTGGCACGGCGCGCGCATAGGCATCCTGCACCAGCGGCATCGGCGCCGCTGCAACAGCCGCATCAGCGGCAAAGGCCATTGGCGCAGCAGCAGCGGCGAGCAGCCACAGCGCCCCGATCAGCACTGGCGAAAAGGCATATCTCGTACTCGGGCAATGAAAACAATCAGTGATTTTTGACATGGGTGTTATCCAACAAGGTGGGTTCAAGGCCAGTGTCCGCTAGGTAGCGACGCAGGGTGGCAACCAGTTCCGCAGATGGAGTCGCATGCCCAAGGGTTTCGCGCAGACTGCCCCGGGCGTCAATCAGGTAGGTTGAGGCTGAGTGGTCGATCAAGTAGCCCATGGCAGAGCCTGGGTCTTCGCTGCGGCGGTAGACTGCGCCATAGCGCCCGGTGAGGGCGCGCAATTGGGCATCGCTGCCAGTCAATCCGACGATGTCTGGATGGAAGTATTCAACATACTGCTTGAGACGCGCCGGATCATCGCGCTGCGGATCAACGCTGACAAAAAGCACCTGCACGCGCGCGCGCTCCGCGGGTGTCAGCTCGCGCAGCGCCATGGCGATCAAGGCAAGATTGGTCGGGCAGACATCCGGACAGGCGGTATAGCCAAAGTAAAGCAAGACCAGATTGCCGCGAAAATCGGCAAGGCTCACCGCCCCGGTGGCGGATTGCAGAACAAAATCGCCCCCAGGTGGCGAATCAGTCCCTGCATCGAGCAGAGCATGCGCGGGGGCTTGCGGCTGCCAGCCAAACCACAGCCAAGCGAGCAAGATTGCCAGGCCCAGCGCGGCAACCGGCAGCAACCAGGCGGACAGACGCAAGCGCTCAGGCATTGAGCCCAAGGGAGACGGTCATGCGATGCTTCACGGCGAGCTGGATGTAGTGTTCGGCTGCGTAGTCGAGGTATTCGAGCTCCAGATCGGTCAGTAGGCGCTCGCGCCGCGCCGGAGCGCCCACATAGAGGTAACCGCCCTCAAGGATCTTGCCCGGCGGCACCAGGGCGCCGGCCGCGAGCATGCAGCGCGGCTTGAGTACCGAGCGATCAAGCAACCGGGCACCGATGCCGACCAAGCAATGATCCTGCACCTCGCAGCCATGCAGGACCGCCTGATGACCCACGGTGACATAGTCGTGCACAATGGTGGGGGCGCCGCCGGGCAGAAAGCGACTGTCGTGGGAGACATGCAGAATACAGCCGTCCTGTATATTGCTGCCGGCGCCAATTTCGATGCGATGGATGTCCCCGCGCACGACACTCTGCGGCCAGATGGAGGCCTGAGGGCCGACGCTCACATGGCCAATCACCACGGCGGTTTCGTCGATCCAGGCGTCATTCGCGACCTGTGGTTCCAGCCCCTGATAACTGCGGACATTATTCATGACTACTCCTGCTGTTTGGCCCTGTGCATCGCCTCGGATATGCTAGCACGATGCTCCACCGACTTGGCGACAGCGCTCACCGAGGTGACCAACTCAATGAACACCGCATCGCATTATCCCGAACCGACATCCAGAGCAACAAAAACCATGCGCGCGACATGCGCCCCAAGCCCAGCCAGGCTGCTCACGCTTGGCCTGCTGACTCTAGCACTCGCAGGCCCAACTAGCGCGCAAGAGAATCTCTTTGTCAATGACGCCGAACCAGACGCGCCCAAGAGCATCCGCGATGGCGAGAAATGGCGCGAGCAGCAGGTCCGCTTGCCGCCTTGGCCGCGCGAGCAAGACCTGATCCCGGTTCGCCTCGACAGCGCGAGCGAGCCGTTTGAATATTTTATCGATGCCCGCAGCCTGAGCACAGGCGCGGATAAGGTGGTGCGTTACACCCTGGTGGCCGAGTCCTCCTCGGGCACCCGCAACCTGTCGTTCGAGGGCATCCGTTGCACCCCGCACGGGGAGTATCGCATCTACGCCTATGGCCAAAACTTAAGCTTTCAGCCAAGCGGACTAGGGGAGGATTGGCGGCCGGTTGATCGCACCGGCGCCGACCCCATCCACGAAGAACTCTGGCGCTATTATTTGTGCGTGCCGCGCAAATTCGAACCACGACCGCACAAATCGCAAGTGCGAGCGCTCAAAAACGGCCGCGTCGGCGAATACGACAACAGCGGCTTCATGATGGAATAAGACACACCCAATGACCAACCCCCTTCTGACCGACCAGTCCCTGCCCGAGTTCTCAGCCATCCGCCCCGAGCACATCGAACCGGCGCTGGATGCCCGCCTCAGCGAATGCCGCGCGCTGATTGAAGCCCTCACCAGCAATCCAGACAGCGCCACCTGGGAGACCTTCATTGAGCCCATCGAGACCGCCGATGACCGGCTCAACCGCACCTGGTCGCCAGTCAGCCATCTCAACGCGGTGATGAACTCCGAGGCGCTGCGGGAGGCCTACAACGCCGGCCTGCCCAAGCTGAGCGACTATGGCACTGAAGTTGGACAAAACCCGGCACTGCTTCAGGGCTATCAGGCCGTCGCCCGGCAACCGGGGCTCGATGCCGCCCAGCGCAAGATGCTTGAGCACAGCATCCGCGACTTTCACCTCTCTGGCGTCGACCTGCCGCCAGCGCAAAAGGCCCGCTTTCGCGAAATCAACCAGCGCCTGACACGCCTGACCAGCCAGTACGAGGAAAACCTGCTCGACGCCACCAACGCCTGGTTCAAACATATCGAGCAGCAAGACCTGCTTGCCGGGCTGCCCGAGTCCGCCCTGGCTCTGGCACATCAGCAGGCGCGCGAGCGCGACCTCGACGGCTGGGTGCTGACGCTCGACATCCCCTCCTACCTCCCGGTCATCATGTACGCCAAGGACGACACTCTACGTCGCGAGCTGTATGAAGCCTATTGCACGCGTGCGTCGGACCAAGGCCCCCATGCCGGGCGCTGGGACAATGGCCCGCTGATGGAAGAAATCCTCGCGCTACGCCACGAGCGGGCACAGTTGCTCAGCTTCGCCAACTATGCCGAGCTATCCCTGGCGCCCAAAATGGCGCGCTCCACAGACGAGGTCATGGCGTTTCTCAACGACCTGGCCGCGCATTCGCTCAACCACGCCCGCACCGAACTTGACGAGGTGCGCACCTTCGCCGCAACCGAGTTTGGGCACCAAAGCCTTGAGCCCTGGGATGTTGCTTACTTCTCCGAGCAACTCAGACAACACAAATACGCCATCAGTCAGGAGGAGCTGCGGCCTTACTTCCCCATCTCCCGGGTGCTGCCGGGCCTGTTCGAGATCGCGCGGCGGCTGTTCGACATCCGCATCAGCGAGGCCGAGGCGCCCGGGCTCTGGCATCCGGACGTGCATTTTTATCAGCTGCACGACAGCACCGGCGAGTTACGCGCCCAGTTTTACCTGGACCCCTACGCGCGGCAGAAAAAGCGCGGTGGCGCCTGGATGGATGTTTACGCCAACCGTTACTTCAGCGCTGGCCAGCAGCAGATTCCGGTCGCCTATCTCGTGTGTAATTTCTCCCCGCCAGTCGAGGGGAAGCCAGCACTGCTGACCCATCAGGAGGTACTGACCTTATTCCACGAGTTCGGTCACGGGCTGCACCACATGCTCACGCGCATCGATCACCCGGCCATCGCCGGCATTAACAATGTGCCCTGGGATGCGGTCGAGTTGCCCAGTCAGTTCATGGAAAACTGGTGCTGGGAGCGAGAATCCCTCGACCTGATCTCGGGCCATGTCGAGACTGGCGAGCCGCTGCCGGATGCGCTTTTCGAGCGCATGCGCGCCGCGCGCAATTTCCAATCGGCAATGCTCATGGTGCGTCAGCTTGAATTCGCGCTGTTCGACTTCCGCCTGCACAGCGAGTTCGACCCAGACGCCGGCGCGCGCATCTATGAGATTCTCGATCAAGTGCGCGATCAGGTCGCGGTGATCAAGCCGCCGAGCTTCAACCGCTTCGCCCACGGCTTTTCGCACATTTTTGCCGGCGGCTACGCGGCCGGCTACTACAGCTACAAGTGGGCCGAGGTGCTCTCCGCCGATGCCTTCTCGCTGTTCGAGGAGCGCGGCATCTTTGATACCGCCACCGGCCAAGCCTTCCGCGAGCGCATTCTTGAGCAAGGCGGCGCAGCCGAGGCCATGGAGCTGTTCATCGCCTTCCGTGGCCGCGAGCCCACCACCGAGGCCCTGCTGCGCCACAGCGGCATCAGCTCCGCGCAAGCGCAATCTGCAACCTGACCCTTACCGGCAAGATGATTCACCCTGCCCATCACCCATCCGCTCGCCGCCATGGCCAGCTCGCAGCAACCAGCGACCGATCAGATAGCTCAGACTGGCCACCGAGGTGCACAACAGCATGCCCCACAGCGTATCAACCAGCACCAGCGTCAGCGGCCAGTCCGGCAAGGTGGCCATGTTGGTCAGCTCATAGGTACTGTAAGTAAAAAACCCAAAGGCGGGCGCCACCGTTGCGGCATGCACAAGAGACTGCCGCTTAAGCCCCGGCAGCACAGCAAATATCAGAATACCGGCGATATAGATGCAGTAAAACGCCAGCGCCGCCAACCAGTTGACCTGCCCCGCGAGCAAGTGCCCAATCTGCTCCTGGTAAAAGTCCACCGCAAGCCAGCCCAGCCAGAACATGTCGAGGGCAAAAAACACAGGGACTGTGAGCAAGTAGAGTTTGATGTAATACCGAACAGTCATGCCTTTCCTCCACCCTTGGTTTGGTCCAGGGAGTATTGTTCATCGCTGTTACAAATAAGCTTTCCGTGTTGGGTCGGGCAGCAGTCACTGGCACGCCGCCTTCACCAAGGCGGAAACTTCTTGGTTATGATGCCGGTTTTTCAGTGAAATTTGGCAGAGGAAAATATGATCGACATTCAAATCACCGGATTTTTCGGTTTACTGCTGCTGATTCTGGATATCTACGCCATCATCAAAACGGTGCAGAGCAGCGCCGGCACTCTGGGTAAGGTGTTGTGGATAGTGCTGATCCTGCTGTTGCCGCTACTCGGCTTCATTTTGTGGCTACTGTTCGGCCCAAAACGCTAAGCGCATCTTGGTTTGCGCCGCAAAGGCGATCATGCAGGATGTCGACAAGCAACGAGTGACCGCCCATGAGCGGCGACAGACAGATAGAAAAACCCTGGTGGCGCTGCTCGATGTCGCGGCAAATGGCGACCACGTCCCCATCGGGACCGGCATGGCGGCCGGCGGCGAGGAACTGCATGGCCACGGCAACGCTCGCCTGCGGATGCGCGCTGGCATAAGCGTCGAGTGCATCGGCGAGCAGCGGGCCGTTAAAGTCGTACTCGCTGCCGGAGCGGCGCTCCATGGCCGCCTCGGTCAAGCCGGCCCAGTCGCTGATGCGCTCGCCAAGCGGCCCGGCCAGCCAGTTGCGCACCGCCGTGACCTCTGGGGCGGGTGAGCCGTGGTCGACCAGAAACACCTGCTGCGGTGGTCGCTCGGCCCAACGGCGACACCAGGTCAGGTTGTCTTCAAGAATACTGACCAGACGCGGTTCGCCCTGCGGCAGCGGGCAGAGCGGATCCGCCGTGCTTAGAGTGAAAGCGCCGAACTCCGCGCTTAAAGCCGTGATAGTGTCCGGAATGAAGCGGCTCAGGGCGCGGCTTTGACCGAAGAACAGCGGCACGACGAGAAAATCCCGATGGCCGACCTCAAGCTGGGCGCGCAGGTGGGGCACTAGAGTAATTGCCGGGTGCCCATGGAGCGCAGCAGGCGGGACGCTGTCGGAGTGCAGAAGAGACACCGGCATGACCCTTTGTCCGCAACGCTCCTGCAGGCGCGCTGCAAGCGCGCGCAAAGAGATGGTGGCATGGGGGCGTTTGGAACCATTGTCGACGAGCAAAATCTGGGTCATAAGACTGGCGACCAAGTTGTAGTGCCTGCTGTTAAACCGAAACCCTTGAGATTTCGGCTCGTTTGCGGTTGGTATGGAGTTAGAAGGCAGATGGGGGCACCCAAAGGCAGGGCAACATTGGAGTGGCTTTGGCCGCGATTGGTCATGGCCATTTCTCGCACCGGTCGCGGCTGAAGCTGCTCTGGCCAGCCACTTGGGAATCGGGTTGCTTGCACTAACTTATTGGGTTTTGGAGCCTGGGAGTGGCTTGGATGCGATTATTACTTGCTTTTATCTCGGGCGTGTTGCTTGTTCATGCGCCTGTGCTGGTACTGGGCCAGGGGCCGGGCGGCCTGCCCGGGGTCATTGTGACTGAGGTGCGAGAAGGGCCACTGGCTGATCGCATTGAGGCGCTGGGCACTCTCAAAGCGCGTGAGTCTGTGGTCATCACGGCCAATGTGACCGATGCGATCTCAGCCATTCATTTCGACGACGGCGATCGGGTCAAAGCCGGGGATCTGCTGGTCGAAATGGTCAGCATCGAGGAGCACGCGCAACTTGAGGAAGTCACCGCGCGCATGGGCGAGGCGCAGAGCCAATATGACCGCGTCAAGTCGCTGGAGGCCAGCGGCTCGGCCTCGACCTCGCTGCTCGATGAGCGCAGGCGAGATCTGTTCACCGCACGCGCCTCCCTGGCAGCCATTGAATCGCGTCTGAGCGACCGGCTGATCAAGGCACCTTTCGACGGCGTGGTCGGCTTGCGCAACATCAGCCTGGGCGCCTTGGTGCAGCCGGGAGATGTGATTACCACCTTAGACGATGATTCGCGCCTGAAGCTCGACTTCGCCGTGCCCAGTCTTTTTCTCGGTTCCCTGGCACCTGGCGTGCAGGTGGAAGCGCGCACCCGCGCCATTCCGGATCAAGTATTCGAGGGCACCGTCAGCAGCATCGACAGCCGGGTCGATCCGGTCACCCGCTCGGTGCAGGTGCGTGCGCTCTTCGATAACAATCAGCGACTGCTGCGCCCGGGCCAGCTGATGACGGTGGATCTGCTGCGCAATCCGCGTCAGGCGCTAATGGTGCCCGAATCCGCCCTGTTGCAT includes the following:
- a CDS encoding gamma carbonic anhydrase family protein; the encoded protein is MNNVRSYQGLEPQVANDAWIDETAVVIGHVSVGPQASIWPQSVVRGDIHRIEIGAGSNIQDGCILHVSHDSRFLPGGAPTIVHDYVTVGHQAVLHGCEVQDHCLVGIGARLLDRSVLKPRCMLAAGALVPPGKILEGGYLYVGAPARRERLLTDLELEYLDYAAEHYIQLAVKHRMTVSLGLNA
- a CDS encoding SCO family protein — translated: MPERLRLSAWLLPVAALGLAILLAWLWFGWQPQAPAHALLDAGTDSPPGGDFVLQSATGAVSLADFRGNLVLLYFGYTACPDVCPTNLALIAMALRELTPAERARVQVLFVSVDPQRDDPARLKQYVEYFHPDIVGLTGSDAQLRALTGRYGAVYRRSEDPGSAMGYLIDHSASTYLIDARGSLRETLGHATPSAELVATLRRYLADTGLEPTLLDNTHVKNH
- a CDS encoding PLDc N-terminal domain-containing protein, whose amino-acid sequence is MIDIQITGFFGLLLLILDIYAIIKTVQSSAGTLGKVLWIVLILLLPLLGFILWLLFGPKR
- a CDS encoding DUF2177 family protein is translated as MTVRYYIKLYLLTVPVFFALDMFWLGWLAVDFYQEQIGHLLAGQVNWLAALAFYCIYIAGILIFAVLPGLKRQSLVHAATVAPAFGFFTYSTYELTNMATLPDWPLTLVLVDTLWGMLLCTSVASLSYLIGRWLLRAGHGGERMGDGQGESSCR
- a CDS encoding c-type cytochrome, which encodes MQAGTSAGIITGNAEKGKEKAGQICHACHGLDGNGMAAQPIWPKLAGQHPNYIYKQLNNFKNNDRYNVQMSPMAMPLTDEDMRNVAAYYSSLPQSGGVAAADQVELGEKIYRAGNPKSGVPACSGCHGPSGMGTNLSKFPRLAGQYPEYIDQTLKLFRKMERANDPNGMMRGVAARMTDEEIAAVAQYISGLHQ
- a CDS encoding efflux RND transporter periplasmic adaptor subunit, which gives rise to MRLLLAFISGVLLVHAPVLVLGQGPGGLPGVIVTEVREGPLADRIEALGTLKARESVVITANVTDAISAIHFDDGDRVKAGDLLVEMVSIEEHAQLEEVTARMGEAQSQYDRVKSLEASGSASTSLLDERRRDLFTARASLAAIESRLSDRLIKAPFDGVVGLRNISLGALVQPGDVITTLDDDSRLKLDFAVPSLFLGSLAPGVQVEARTRAIPDQVFEGTVSSIDSRVDPVTRSVQVRALFDNNQRLLRPGQLMTVDLLRNPRQALMVPESALLHRGEEHFVFVVTGEAPMVDKRQVEIGTRKPGQAEILSGLNAGDRVVTHGLQKIKPGAPVKIIAVDDGSRSLKEMLAAGKQTGPQQGAQDGATTP
- the prlC gene encoding oligopeptidase A; the encoded protein is MTNPLLTDQSLPEFSAIRPEHIEPALDARLSECRALIEALTSNPDSATWETFIEPIETADDRLNRTWSPVSHLNAVMNSEALREAYNAGLPKLSDYGTEVGQNPALLQGYQAVARQPGLDAAQRKMLEHSIRDFHLSGVDLPPAQKARFREINQRLTRLTSQYEENLLDATNAWFKHIEQQDLLAGLPESALALAHQQARERDLDGWVLTLDIPSYLPVIMYAKDDTLRRELYEAYCTRASDQGPHAGRWDNGPLMEEILALRHERAQLLSFANYAELSLAPKMARSTDEVMAFLNDLAAHSLNHARTELDEVRTFAATEFGHQSLEPWDVAYFSEQLRQHKYAISQEELRPYFPISRVLPGLFEIARRLFDIRISEAEAPGLWHPDVHFYQLHDSTGELRAQFYLDPYARQKKRGGAWMDVYANRYFSAGQQQIPVAYLVCNFSPPVEGKPALLTHQEVLTLFHEFGHGLHHMLTRIDHPAIAGINNVPWDAVELPSQFMENWCWERESLDLISGHVETGEPLPDALFERMRAARNFQSAMLMVRQLEFALFDFRLHSEFDPDAGARIYEILDQVRDQVAVIKPPSFNRFAHGFSHIFAGGYAAGYYSYKWAEVLSADAFSLFEERGIFDTATGQAFRERILEQGGAAEAMELFIAFRGREPTTEALLRHSGISSAQAQSAT
- a CDS encoding CNP1-like family protein, with the translated sequence MNTASHYPEPTSRATKTMRATCAPSPARLLTLGLLTLALAGPTSAQENLFVNDAEPDAPKSIRDGEKWREQQVRLPPWPREQDLIPVRLDSASEPFEYFIDARSLSTGADKVVRYTLVAESSSGTRNLSFEGIRCTPHGEYRIYAYGQNLSFQPSGLGEDWRPVDRTGADPIHEELWRYYLCVPRKFEPRPHKSQVRALKNGRVGEYDNSGFMME
- a CDS encoding sirohydrochlorin chelatase, whose amino-acid sequence is MTQILLVDNGSKRPHATISLRALAARLQERCGQRVMPVSLLHSDSVPPAALHGHPAITLVPHLRAQLEVGHRDFLVVPLFFGQSRALSRFIPDTITALSAEFGAFTLSTADPLCPLPQGEPRLVSILEDNLTWCRRWAERPPQQVFLVDHGSPAPEVTAVRNWLAGPLGERISDWAGLTEAAMERRSGSEYDFNGPLLADALDAYASAHPQASVAVAMQFLAAGRHAGPDGDVVAICRDIEQRHQGFSICLSPLMGGHSLLVDILHDRLCGANQDALSVLGRTVATK
- a CDS encoding copper chaperone PCu(A)C, which gives rise to MSKITDCFHCPSTRYAFSPVLIGALWLLAAAAAPMAFAADAAVAAAPMPLVQDAYARAVPPGQPNSAAFMRIINPTAEALALVDASSSVASVVELHTHVQEDGMMKMRRVERIDLPAKGEVILQPGGLHLMLIGLTQPLAAGDPVDLRLSFDNGATLALTAETRSIMGQMGMHGHRADQALPED